tttcgtatacatacggtgattattgaatttaaatttaacacatacattacagtgactctctagacacctaatgagcGTTACTCACTTACTTACTTagttttagtttaaatgtttttgaaaagtatccttatttaatttaactgtataaGATGATTCATTTCATATTTCTATAGTTTTATTAACCACTATATCAATGGTTAGATTATTAAATGTAGAATTCCAATTATTAACACTATAACGTTaatgagttatttttttattgttaagaaattactaattagtattattattattatttcattttggattttgataacaatttatcgtaactactttattaaataaacaagttGTTTACTGAATAAATCGTattagaattaaattttttaataaaactataatactgTAAGAACTTAGAGGAATAGAATACGCCACTACGGTCCAATAGAAAAAAGCACCGTGTTCATCACATATTCTGTGATTTgcttattgtacatatatatttcgCTATATATGAAAATAGTCTATAGATtgtacatttttctattttaataataaaaagaaaaatcaagAAACCaactacctacaataatattattttttatatttgtatacagcACTCAGATTCAACACTCACTAATTATAAGTTATCATTGACATTGCCTATTGTTCTTAGTTGTCTATCGATCGTTTTTCATGCATAATACATCTGGTCATTGTGATTgcatgttaattttaaattattttataataactatatcaatatatttttttgaacttttttaaatgcttaaaaaatctgTCTTTATTCTCTACTGATGTAcagtaaataaattagtaatagtgattatttcttaaaatatataatgtcccTTTAATAATTGACATTTGACTTTCATCACAGTCAGTATTGATTCAAAAATCAATTcatgttaatttttatgtaaaatgcatatatttttatgttgtaacaACTTGAATATGATTTATAGCCTTTAGGATTAGgaatacaacatattaaaattaaattcgacACGTGTATAATGCTCAAACTAgcataattataacatttataacttgTGTATAAAAGGCATAAtaccataaaaataacaacatcaacaatgaataactaatgagtaatagCTATGAAGTATTGAGTAATAATTTTACTCTATACTGCATAGTTAATAAGTTGTGCAGAGGCGCGcagcatactataatataggtacctacctaatagtgtctaataagtaataagtaataggtactCTAACACAGTAACACGACTATCTGCAGTATAACCTGGTATGGAACCTATCTTTAGGCATtgattaaatacctacttaagtactgttatataatttaattaaatatgtatatttgaaaGGAGTTGTCCTGACTAACTAATGTCGAGTGATGTCAATTTTAATTGTGTAATTAGAGTTACTATATTCTTCGACAAAGTGAAAAACATATCGATAGAAGAGATTAACGTCAGTGAGACCAAAAATGTTATACCTATCAGTATTCAATAGAGATAGTAGCTGCCTTTTTCGATCGCTTAATTTTCTATTATTCAGATACTTACCTAAGAAAGATGTCAGGAGttctaagaaaaaattattaagtatgtgGCTGAAAATTGTAGTGACTCTTCTGAGATGTCTTAAGAGCGTTTAGCGTTTTGTGTTTTGTGTTTGTTATATGATACATCGCTTTTAACGCAAATGAATCAAAATAGTTTGTGATACCTTGTGATTAATCGCTCTTGAAAAACCTACCATTATGTCGATTAATCCAAAAAAATTAGCTGCAgcagtttttttaaaagaacCAATTGGAACCCTCGCCATGTTAGTCATAGAAATAAGACTATTATTTAACAGTGTTGGTCTGGTTTAAGCAAAGAGATGATTATAAATggcaagtaggtaggtacaataattatattatatattatacaaataaatacaaaatataaatcatcagagttcactttattttaatattggcatatagatttatgtattaaacacttaaaagtaggtatataggttataaacttataaagaataaataattaaataatattatttataactttataagcaaTATTGAAAAGAATAGGTACATCAGTCATTAGGTATTGCcatattggtaggtattataatttatcattctgATACCATATACATTTGATTGAATGATAAatcataatgattaaaaattaattattaatcaataaatggtatatattgtatatagtttgtATAAACTTaccaaaattcataaattttaggtacctactataatcaATTGATTGTAATTACACTTAAGAGGAAAGAATGGGTCGATACGATATTGTATAGATAgggaaattataattgaatggAATACACACGTCACActtgtatatagtaatatacctattaaaataaatttaccatttaccattgttattttatataataattctatttttaataataaaatcaagttTATAGGAGCAGTTactttatttttggttttaaaatagtaggtaggtacctaatacgaattgattgaaatttaaaattgacgAAAAATTAGTTgcagtatatttaagtataagtaaataagtttaataacgaaataaagtaaaaatacggcccaaatataataataacttactataGGTACCAATCTAAAGGTAACAACTTTTTAACTTCTAAAAGGGGTACTTACGTCAAATGACTGGTTATTGAAAATTGGTTGCTGCaagtaaaatgttttcatttttatttgaagttaatgattataatagtcTGCGTAAAATTTGGTACAAATACGTTAGGTACCATTTAAAATGTCGCGTCTAAATTGGTCATTTTAACTTGTAGGTATTTGCCTGTAATTTCGAtgtcaatattttacaaaattatgatttaaatacttcttttataaataaaaaaaaagcgtcGTTCAAGGTACACTACTGCAGACAGAACAAGAAAAAACCAAATTAAacaagatattaaaaaatatgcataagaAGAATAAAGAATGCTTAGGTAGAGGCCACAACATGATAAATCCAATAACATTCAGATTAATAGTTGTTTTTGGGTTTACATGAAAAATATGTCCAGAATCAAGGAGTTGCAAATTGTAAAAGTTATCATTGTGATTGTGTTTATAAGTACATTCttttatgatttcatttttttaaagatatttagtTTTCTTCATTAGTGCTTGGTAGTTAGTAATGTGGAGCCAACTGCACGATATAGCTGACCTTTGATTCTGGGTGTAGTTAAGGTGTCCATGTATTATCTTCGTTGCATCAAGCCATCAAATGTCGTCATttgaatagtataaatatataaattacatttccgTATATTGTAAAGAAAAACTGAAAGGTTATGATTAGGGTCCGGATTTAAATGCACTTAAAACCATataaatatgctctaaaaaatagccaaaaatgcccttaaaaaatacattttaccacaaaaatgaccttaaaaatgccatatattattttttatagacattttaatttataaatgagatataattgttatttattaatttattattttattaaaaaaattgaacatttgaaatattgacTGCTATGATGCTGACACGCATATGTTTTGGCCGTTTTTGGGGAAATATTATTCATGCTAaacataccaaaatatatattaaaatgtatgtaaaattaacattctAAGTAAGCCTATATTGTACTGACTAAATTTTGAGTAatgcattgaaaaaaaatactgaatcgAAAAAAATTTGACAATGTGTATGGAAAAACCCGATAAACCTTCttaaatatcaagaaaataatttatctttagataatattttgaataggccaaattttatatctatattgaacaaatatgcattaaaaaccaaCAAATTAACCCAATAATGctaaaaatgctctaaaaatgaaaaaacttcgaaatatgcaaaaaaatgcaaaaaaatgcaaaataaaatttgtatcttTCAAACCCTCGTTACATGAAACGAATTATGTACTTAGAAAGCATTGTGTATgatcaaccaaaaaaatatgcactttaCATTGAAATCCGGGCCCTCGTTATGATTAATACCGCCGAGGACTTTTTAATGGTTTTGGAGACTTAGCGATTTCGTCCAAAACAACTTTTCCTCCAGCACAGCAATGCCGAGTGCTTTATGGGACAATTTTATTACCTGGCAATAGGTACTGACAAatcttacttatattataaattgaaacatCGTTTGCAATGTTACTTAATCAATTGAAGCGTCGTAGGTTCTTAAATATGGGCATTTATTTACGCTGCCAAGAAGAGTGTGGTAAATTAAGGTTTTTTGTTGTGTTATACTATTTTTGGGGTTGGGCAAGTTACTCAATTTATTGTAACTGGTTAGAAGTTCCAAGTTACTTGATACTTTTATGTTGAGTAACTAAATACAAGTTACAGTTATGTATAACTAAGGTCTAAgttacatttaaagttaaaagtaacaTTGGTCAAGAACTATTGAACGGTCAAGGGCTAGGTAATTATAACGTTATGGTCGTTATGTTAGGATAAAAAAGATGAATCAATCATAATCGAATAACCATTGAATATCCACTGGCCAGATTAATTGTGAAAACCAAAATGAACGAATTAAACGTTTTAGATTTTGAACGGAACTATGACACTATGCCCTACGTGAACACGGCCAACGCGGAGAGTGCAGGCGAATTATATTCTGACCATGCTGTTCCAAACGCGGCAAAAATCAAGCTGTTTGTTGTTTGCCGTTTTCACTTAGGACATAGcgttaatgtattgattttaaattcagtatttttatttctgttggagcaataaaaatgcttcgataTTCAACGTCAACATCTTTTTTGGTAGGAAAGTGAAATTTATttcgttcttttttttttggtgggggggggggttggggGAGGAGGTCAAtagtaaaaattcatattaCAATGTTTctttttgattatttgaaaaaataaattattacttttatatattaagatttatacagttatacggTATACAGCTAAATAAGGGTAGATACAAACATTGTCTTTATGTAGATTgaagaataatattacatttctgCACGGCAGCGGccattttgttgttgtttaatCGAGtcgggtatattatattatattattattgtttcaggAGCGGCGGCAGTAGTTCGCAAAAGTCGTCATCAATGGCGTCGTCGAAGAAAATCCGGCGGCGCGTGGCCACGCTGGCGCAACGGCGTGCGGCCAACATACGCGAGCGCAGGCGCATGTACAACCTGAACGAGGCGTTCGACAAGCTCCGGCGCAAAGTGCCCACGTTCGCGTACGAAAAGCGGCTGTCCCGGATCGAAACGCTCAGGCTGGCCATCACGTACATCGGGTTCATGACCGAACTGCTGCAGTCGACCCCGTCTCCCGGCGGAGGCGCCGACGCTGCCCAGTCGCCCGCGTCCGCGCCCTACGCTCTGCCGCCCCAACACCACGACATTCCCTACGCGCCCTACTCGTTGATACCACCCGTGTAGAGGCGTGCAGGTGTGGGTGGCCGCCACCCCTCCTCGAAATCTGCCGTGCGACCATATGTGTATACATAGTGTAAGGTGTCGACCGCCCGTAAGAAATCTGCCGTTATTTGTTGCATTAAATCTGCAGCGGGCGTGCAATCGATctaaacctatttattattttgttgacattttttgcTCTCCAAACTGCAAACCTCTCCCGCTAATTGTTATAATACGAGATTACCGCGGAAATGACATcgacgtattaataataattgtagtgacggcaatatttttattgtgttatatacGTTTTTCAGTATACTTGGAAACAATCAtcacaaaacattttaactattttacgattacgaaatctgaaaaaaaaagtcACGCACTACCCTCCTCGCCGGTGTATCGTGTATATgtaggataatattatgttatacctactatgcctactgtaattattaaaaatattcgtgCTTATACGCGGACGAACTTTGTacttgtatatacattattgtaaaatattatttttatttatcattgttatcattataaaggtacctacgcataatattatgatttgtgatataacaaagtttaaagttattatCTGAAAGTTGTATAAGGTTGATCTATtgaatgtatatatacctataagacGGTTTTACAATGACgtatgagtattttttttgtaagtcaAACCCTTATGGAGCAGTAGCAAAAATGATTCAAGCTCCAATACTTATTGCAGAAAAAGGAAAGTGAAAATTCaacaatactt
Above is a window of Metopolophium dirhodum isolate CAU chromosome 3, ASM1992520v1, whole genome shotgun sequence DNA encoding:
- the LOC132940210 gene encoding protein Fer3-like; this translates as MSNGFATTGHTPTWDSSLTNTDSQSYDECWPDAHLYHHHHHLHHHHIHQHSTTVSQMWPNPHNHAQQQSINQNAVPRSGGSSSQKSSSMASSKKIRRRVATLAQRRAANIRERRRMYNLNEAFDKLRRKVPTFAYEKRLSRIETLRLAITYIGFMTELLQSTPSPGGGADAAQSPASAPYALPPQHHDIPYAPYSLIPPV